From a region of the Archangium lipolyticum genome:
- a CDS encoding NADPH-dependent F420 reductase, with product MNRIGILGSGRVATVLATRLATTGYDVTIGTRNVADASAKWTGPAVTFADHARTAREASIIINATPGDTSLERLGALREALDGKILVDVSNATRRGAEGLPAGLSHPDSSLAEHLQRALPGTRVVKTLNTMLFSVMVNPRGLAISPTAFLSGNDEGAKATVSKLLHDLGWPLDWIEDLGDISTARGTEALILLVPHIIRRRGFAPFALTVAR from the coding sequence TTGAACCGCATTGGCATCCTCGGATCGGGCCGTGTCGCCACGGTCCTTGCAACCCGGCTCGCGACCACCGGGTACGACGTGACGATTGGGACGCGAAATGTCGCCGACGCGTCAGCGAAGTGGACCGGACCGGCGGTCACGTTCGCGGATCACGCCCGGACCGCGCGCGAGGCCTCCATCATCATCAATGCAACGCCTGGAGACACCAGCCTGGAGCGGCTCGGTGCCCTCCGCGAGGCGTTGGATGGGAAAATCCTGGTGGATGTCTCGAATGCGACCCGGCGTGGCGCTGAAGGACTGCCTGCGGGATTGAGCCATCCCGACAGCAGTCTGGCCGAGCATCTGCAACGAGCTCTGCCCGGCACCCGTGTCGTCAAGACGCTCAACACCATGCTCTTCTCCGTCATGGTCAATCCACGTGGCCTCGCCATTTCCCCGACCGCGTTCCTGTCGGGCAACGACGAGGGAGCGAAGGCGACCGTCAGCAAGCTGCTTCACGACCTCGGGTGGCCTCTCGACTGGATCGAGGATCTGGGGGACATCTCCACCGCCCGAGGGACGGAAGCGCTCATCCTGCTCGTGCCGCACATCATCCGCCGCCGTGGTTTCGCGCCCTTCGCGCTCACGGTCGCCAGGTGA
- a CDS encoding YncE family protein, producing the protein MSAAVRPMALSPDERFLYFQVSFFHGFVEYDLEEDRVTRLAHLPVSEEAQALRRDQYILDSAHHGLAMSGDGTKLCVAGTMSNYAAIVSRETLRYRIHPLGARTYWATSSADGNYCYVSVAGDDTVSVISYATEQEVARIPVGDHPQRARTAKLAASLFP; encoded by the coding sequence ATGAGCGCGGCAGTCCGGCCGATGGCGCTGTCCCCCGACGAGCGGTTCCTCTACTTCCAGGTGTCGTTCTTCCACGGTTTCGTGGAGTACGACCTGGAGGAGGATCGCGTGACGCGGCTTGCCCACCTGCCGGTCTCCGAGGAGGCCCAAGCGCTGCGCCGCGACCAGTACATCCTCGACTCCGCCCACCACGGACTCGCGATGAGCGGCGATGGGACGAAGCTCTGCGTGGCGGGAACGATGTCCAACTACGCGGCGATCGTCTCACGCGAGACGCTCCGCTACCGCATCCACCCGCTCGGCGCGCGGACCTACTGGGCGACGAGCAGCGCCGACGGAAACTACTGCTATGTCTCGGTGGCTGGCGATGACACCGTGTCGGTCATCTCCTACGCGACCGAGCAGGAGGTGGCCCGCATCCCCGTCGGCGACCACCCGCAGCGTGCGCGCACCGCGAAACTCGCGGCGTCGCTCTTCCCCTGA
- a CDS encoding helix-turn-helix transcriptional regulator, with product MIQTSARLLKVLSLLQSQRFWAGGDLASQLGVTERSVRRDVDRLRTLGYPVHATAGVGGGYQLGAGKELPPLPLEDDEAVAVAVGLRAAAVGPITGLEEAAVRALGKLEQVLPKRLRRRVNALQAVSVRLGDAAGPTVDAEALAVLANACRDELQLRFDYGNREGEASERHVEPYRLVHTRFRWYLLAYDLGKEDWRTFRVDRIGPNPRPGRAFRPRPLPAEDVAAYVSQRVSTDAHRFRERATVHAPAQEVSAKLSGIAFRVEERDSGQCIVHTGADNLEAVAWLLGSMGFDFEVHEPPELIDHLRRLSERLGRAAGRVPLHPVESPVAR from the coding sequence ATGATCCAGACCTCCGCCCGGCTGCTCAAGGTGCTGTCCCTGTTGCAGTCCCAGCGCTTCTGGGCGGGCGGGGACCTGGCGAGCCAGCTCGGGGTCACCGAGCGCAGTGTCCGCCGGGACGTGGACCGGCTGAGGACGCTGGGCTACCCGGTGCATGCGACGGCCGGAGTGGGCGGCGGCTACCAGCTCGGCGCGGGGAAGGAACTGCCCCCACTTCCCCTGGAGGACGATGAGGCCGTGGCGGTCGCGGTGGGCCTGCGCGCCGCGGCGGTGGGTCCCATCACGGGCTTGGAGGAGGCGGCGGTGCGGGCCCTGGGAAAACTTGAGCAGGTGCTGCCCAAGCGCCTGCGCCGCCGGGTGAACGCGCTACAGGCGGTAAGCGTGCGGCTCGGAGACGCGGCGGGGCCCACGGTGGACGCCGAGGCGCTGGCGGTGCTCGCGAACGCCTGTCGCGACGAACTCCAGCTGCGCTTCGACTATGGCAACCGGGAGGGCGAGGCGAGTGAGCGCCACGTGGAGCCCTACCGGCTCGTGCACACCCGCTTCCGCTGGTACCTGCTGGCGTATGACCTGGGGAAGGAGGACTGGCGCACCTTCCGCGTCGACCGCATCGGCCCAAATCCGAGGCCAGGACGCGCCTTCAGGCCCCGCCCCCTGCCCGCCGAGGACGTGGCGGCCTATGTCTCGCAGCGCGTCTCGACGGACGCCCATCGCTTCCGCGAGCGGGCAACGGTGCACGCTCCGGCGCAAGAGGTCTCCGCGAAGCTGTCCGGCATTGCCTTTCGCGTCGAGGAACGGGATTCCGGACAATGCATCGTGCACACGGGAGCGGACAACCTGGAGGCCGTCGCCTGGCTGCTCGGCTCCATGGGCTTCGACTTCGAGGTTCATGAACCGCCGGAACTCATCGACCACCTGCGGCGCCTGTCCGAGCGCCTGGGCCGGGCGGCGGGCCGCGTGCCTCTCCATCCGGTCGAATCACCCGTCGCCCGGTAA
- a CDS encoding Kelch repeat-containing protein yields MNPKTWRTLMCLAPVVLSGCGERPEEVVRPVGAHQQRLAAWAPTASPMSHARYDHTATVLPNGKVLVVGGLSGSTLLASAELYEPSTGAWTPAGSLQTVRYRHTATLLPDGKVLVAGGYAGGWTENKVLVAGGYDASFKILASAELYDPTGNGTTTSLEHTLSEPRRGHTASLLANGKVLVVGGRANTSVSNTAALYDPSTKTWSTTAAMTSGRVWHEASALPTGQVLVTGGYDSSGAILSSAELYTP; encoded by the coding sequence ATGAATCCAAAGACATGGCGAACCCTGATGTGCCTTGCTCCCGTGGTGCTGTCCGGTTGCGGCGAGCGGCCTGAAGAGGTGGTCCGTCCCGTGGGCGCGCATCAGCAGAGGCTCGCGGCCTGGGCGCCCACCGCGTCTCCAATGAGTCACGCGCGTTACGATCACACGGCGACGGTGCTCCCCAATGGCAAGGTGCTCGTGGTGGGAGGGCTCAGCGGGAGCACGCTCCTCGCCAGCGCGGAGCTGTATGAGCCGAGCACCGGAGCGTGGACCCCGGCCGGCTCGCTCCAGACGGTGCGTTACCGTCACACGGCGACGCTCCTGCCGGACGGGAAGGTACTGGTGGCGGGAGGTTACGCGGGTGGATGGACCGAGAATAAGGTGCTCGTGGCGGGTGGCTACGATGCGTCGTTCAAAATCCTGGCTTCCGCGGAGTTGTACGACCCTACCGGGAACGGCACCACGACCAGTCTCGAGCACACCCTGAGCGAACCGCGCCGGGGTCACACGGCGAGCCTGCTCGCGAACGGCAAGGTTCTCGTCGTGGGAGGCAGGGCCAATACCTCCGTCAGCAACACCGCCGCTCTCTACGATCCCTCCACGAAGACCTGGTCCACGACCGCGGCCATGACCAGCGGGCGAGTCTGGCACGAGGCGAGCGCGCTGCCGACGGGGCAGGTGCTGGTCACGGGCGGCTATGACTCGAGTGGAGCCATCCTGTCCTCCGCCGAGCTGTACACGCCATAA
- a CDS encoding tautomerase family protein, producing MPLARISLLRGRSPAFLKALSDNVHRALVEAFEVPPDDRFQIIHQHEPEELMFDRHYLCGPRSDNYVLVCITAGRHRTSGVKQAFYQRLAELLADAPGIRPEDIMVVVNTTEAEDWSFGRGIAAVPNSTTQEDSQ from the coding sequence ATGCCCTTGGCCCGTATTTCGCTGCTCAGAGGACGATCGCCGGCGTTCTTGAAGGCGCTGTCCGACAACGTGCACCGCGCGCTCGTCGAGGCGTTCGAGGTGCCACCGGACGATCGTTTTCAAATCATTCATCAGCATGAACCGGAAGAACTGATGTTCGACCGGCACTACCTGTGCGGCCCGCGTTCCGACAACTACGTCCTGGTCTGCATTACGGCAGGCAGACACCGTACGAGCGGCGTCAAGCAGGCTTTCTATCAGCGGCTGGCGGAACTGCTGGCCGATGCACCCGGCATCCGGCCGGAGGACATCATGGTGGTCGTCAACACCACCGAGGCCGAGGACTGGTCGTTCGGCCGCGGAATCGCGGCGGTGCCCAATTCCACCACTCAAGAGGATTCACAATGA
- a CDS encoding LysR substrate-binding domain-containing protein yields the protein MLIKKIGNFRIDDSKKRDGCMRKVNFDLDALRSFSAGMELGSFAKAADKLGRSTSAISAQLKKLEEQAGTPILRKEGRGLGLTDAGEVLLGYARRILELNDEAWMALGGLELEGWVRLGMQEDFGEHLLSDVLGRFARSHPGVRIEAKIARNGELMTQVRTAKLDLVLAWQAGNDTPHTESVGTYPLQWIGPADRPLGPWRERGGPVPLVAFEAPCLMRSMATEALDRAGIPWRLVFTSHSLGGVWAAVAAGLGVTVRTRFGMTPGLRVLSPEEYGLPKLPALGLAIHRAEAEPAPVCRRLHEIMRESIAELEGRLR from the coding sequence ATGTTGATCAAGAAAATCGGGAACTTTCGAATCGATGATTCGAAAAAGCGGGATGGTTGCATGCGCAAGGTGAATTTCGATCTGGATGCGTTGCGCAGCTTCAGCGCCGGCATGGAGCTCGGCAGTTTCGCCAAGGCCGCCGACAAGCTGGGCCGCTCGACCTCCGCCATCAGCGCGCAGCTGAAGAAGCTGGAGGAGCAGGCGGGCACGCCGATCTTGCGCAAGGAAGGGCGGGGCCTGGGTCTGACGGACGCCGGCGAGGTGCTGCTCGGTTATGCGCGCCGCATCCTGGAGCTGAATGACGAGGCGTGGATGGCGCTGGGCGGCCTGGAGCTGGAGGGATGGGTGCGGCTCGGCATGCAGGAGGACTTCGGCGAACACCTGTTGTCCGACGTGCTGGGGCGCTTCGCTCGCAGCCATCCGGGAGTGCGTATCGAAGCGAAGATCGCGCGCAACGGGGAGCTGATGACGCAGGTGCGGACGGCGAAGCTGGACCTGGTGCTTGCGTGGCAGGCGGGAAACGATACCCCGCATACGGAGTCGGTTGGCACGTATCCGCTGCAGTGGATCGGACCTGCCGACCGGCCGCTTGGACCCTGGCGCGAACGCGGCGGGCCGGTGCCCCTGGTCGCCTTCGAAGCGCCGTGCCTGATGCGCAGCATGGCGACCGAAGCGCTGGACCGCGCCGGCATTCCGTGGCGGCTCGTGTTCACGAGTCACAGCCTCGGCGGCGTCTGGGCGGCCGTCGCCGCGGGGCTTGGTGTCACGGTGCGCACGCGTTTTGGCATGACACCGGGCTTACGAGTCCTGAGCCCTGAAGAATACGGTCTGCCGAAGCTGCCCGCGCTCGGTCTTGCCATTCATCGCGCCGAAGCCGAGCCCGCGCCGGTTTGCCGACGGCTGCATGAAATCATGCGTGAGAGCATCGCGGAGCTGGAAGGCCGGCTTCGGTAG
- a CDS encoding DUF4865 family protein has protein sequence MIAMQYSFVLPADYDMSIVDRRIAEKGRLMDGFPELVFKAYLSARKKAQQPSDSENLYAPFYLWKSPAGMNEFLSGPGFVGLTQSFGWPSVKTWSVWHAEVSPRIAEARFASRETVPIPPYAALDALRASETGRAKDRVHDDGALASLVGFEPTTWTLVRFQLWAELPSNDQLEDRHIYSVGHVSLA, from the coding sequence ATGATTGCCATGCAATACAGCTTCGTTCTGCCCGCCGACTACGACATGTCGATTGTCGACCGCCGCATTGCCGAAAAGGGCCGCCTCATGGATGGTTTCCCAGAGCTGGTGTTCAAGGCCTATCTCAGCGCTCGAAAGAAGGCGCAGCAACCGTCGGACTCCGAGAACCTGTATGCACCGTTCTACCTTTGGAAGTCACCCGCGGGGATGAACGAGTTCCTGAGCGGACCGGGCTTCGTCGGCCTGACGCAATCGTTCGGCTGGCCGTCCGTGAAGACCTGGTCCGTATGGCATGCGGAAGTGTCGCCGCGGATCGCGGAGGCGCGCTTCGCCTCACGCGAAACGGTTCCCATCCCGCCCTATGCCGCGCTCGATGCCCTGCGCGCATCCGAAACCGGGCGCGCGAAGGACCGCGTGCACGATGACGGGGCGCTGGCGTCACTCGTCGGATTCGAGCCGACCACCTGGACCCTGGTGCGCTTTCAGCTTTGGGCCGAGCTTCCCTCCAACGACCAGCTCGAGGACCGCCATATCTACTCAGTCGGTCACGTGTCCCTGGCGTAG
- a CDS encoding TetR/AcrR family transcriptional regulator: MAARTAPHTLNPRKKPSQTRSAATVAAVLEAAARILETEGFEGYTTNAVARRAGISIGSLYQYFPSKDAITKALMLRETTTLLADVAAIDAGASGRAGLQRLIEVAVAYQFQRPTLARLLDVEERRLPVGEEVQRIGEQLTLTVQRCLDAPDMAGTFRAPFVASDLLAIVKGLVDSAGDRGERDDATLVARVSRAVFGYLEHVSA, from the coding sequence ATGGCCGCCCGAACCGCTCCCCACACGCTCAACCCGAGGAAGAAGCCCAGCCAGACCCGCTCGGCGGCGACCGTTGCCGCCGTGCTGGAAGCGGCTGCTCGCATTTTGGAGACGGAGGGCTTCGAGGGTTACACGACCAACGCCGTGGCTCGGCGCGCCGGCATCAGCATCGGCTCGCTGTACCAGTACTTCCCCAGCAAGGACGCCATCACCAAGGCGCTGATGCTCCGGGAGACGACCACGCTCCTGGCGGACGTCGCCGCCATCGACGCGGGAGCAAGCGGGCGTGCGGGCCTCCAGCGGCTGATCGAGGTGGCCGTCGCCTATCAATTCCAACGGCCGACCCTCGCGCGGCTCCTGGATGTGGAGGAACGCCGCCTGCCGGTCGGTGAGGAGGTGCAGCGCATCGGTGAGCAGTTGACCCTCACCGTCCAACGGTGCCTCGACGCACCCGATATGGCGGGGACATTTCGAGCCCCGTTCGTCGCCAGCGATCTCCTGGCGATCGTGAAGGGCCTTGTCGACTCCGCGGGAGACCGCGGCGAGCGCGACGACGCGACACTGGTCGCACGCGTCAGCCGGGCCGTCTTCGGCTATCTAGAGCACGTCTCCGCCTGA
- a CDS encoding inositol monophosphatase family protein — translation MKNITDDEALLPAVVAVTQAAGSHLKSRFSFDSRLGSGDEIVAAIHANDAESSGLLREGLKKARPGAGWVEDELEVGMLPPGEWWVTDPVEGNINHIHGMADWCVTATLVRDNTPVLTVVNLPMTGDTYTAIRGGGAYLDGVRLHASAKTKLDAALVGTGQARPGEDRETHRRIGQSVIAMLAGALVLRVSVPATLQLIQVAAGRMDVFWQYSQVRSGLLAGALLVQEAGGRISDTHGRPWSLASGDFLAAAANLHAASVDVLSTIA, via the coding sequence ATGAAGAACATCACGGATGATGAAGCGTTGCTGCCCGCCGTCGTGGCGGTGACCCAAGCCGCTGGAAGCCACCTGAAGAGTCGTTTCTCCTTCGACTCCCGCCTGGGAAGCGGGGATGAAATCGTCGCCGCGATCCACGCCAACGATGCGGAATCGTCGGGACTTCTGCGCGAGGGGCTGAAGAAGGCGCGTCCGGGCGCGGGGTGGGTCGAGGACGAGCTCGAGGTGGGCATGTTGCCGCCCGGCGAGTGGTGGGTCACGGACCCGGTGGAGGGAAACATCAATCACATCCACGGGATGGCTGATTGGTGTGTCACGGCGACGCTGGTGCGAGACAACACGCCGGTGCTCACCGTGGTGAACCTGCCGATGACTGGCGATACCTATACCGCGATCCGGGGCGGTGGCGCCTATCTCGATGGGGTGCGCCTGCACGCGTCGGCCAAGACGAAGTTGGATGCGGCCCTGGTCGGGACCGGTCAGGCGAGGCCGGGGGAGGACCGTGAAACCCACCGCCGGATCGGCCAGTCCGTCATCGCGATGCTCGCAGGAGCCCTGGTCTTGCGCGTGTCGGTGCCGGCCACCCTGCAGCTGATCCAGGTCGCGGCCGGGAGGATGGACGTCTTCTGGCAGTACAGCCAGGTCCGCTCCGGTCTGCTGGCGGGCGCCCTCCTGGTCCAAGAAGCCGGCGGCAGGATCTCCGACACCCATGGCCGTCCGTGGAGCCTGGCGAGCGGCGACTTCCTGGCCGCCGCCGCGAACCTCCATGCCGCCTCGGTCGACGTGCTGTCCACGATCGCCTGA
- a CDS encoding alpha/beta hydrolase produces MLNPGGPGLEGLDLPSLAATTLPSEVLERYDLIGFDPRGVGHSSPVTCGLTDVSLVDLFPYPAADGSIDANVALARETAARCAASTSGDVLPFITTANTARDMEQIRQALGEREISYWGQSYGTYLGAVYASLFAENTDRMVLEGNVDPTRVWYGVYHYWGEGMASRFPDAARFVAANNDTVHFGTTVEEVMAAYLELASRLDANPAFVPGTSARITGGLFRTVTYSLLQRNEQIPLLAQFWRAIDNLTAGAPTAEDAALLQQVFAQEPARADVPADNQTAVFLALACGDASWPTDIEVYRKKTAEDRAAHPLTAGMPFNIWPCAFWKTQPREAPVEVTRQGEHNILLLQNRRDNATPWESGLGMRKALGARATFVELDAGGHYVYGQGSSCVDGVFNAFLMTGQLPQGDVSCAN; encoded by the coding sequence TTGTTGAACCCGGGTGGACCGGGGCTCGAAGGACTTGATCTTCCGAGCCTGGCCGCCACCACGCTGCCTTCCGAGGTTCTCGAGCGCTACGACCTGATTGGATTCGACCCTCGCGGTGTGGGTCACAGCTCTCCTGTCACCTGCGGGCTGACCGACGTCAGTCTCGTCGACCTCTTCCCGTACCCCGCCGCGGACGGCTCGATCGACGCGAACGTCGCCCTTGCCCGCGAAACCGCGGCTCGATGTGCCGCATCCACCTCGGGCGACGTCCTGCCATTCATCACCACCGCCAACACCGCCCGCGACATGGAGCAGATCCGTCAAGCGCTGGGGGAGAGGGAGATTTCCTACTGGGGTCAGTCCTATGGCACCTACCTGGGGGCGGTGTATGCGTCCTTGTTCGCCGAGAACACCGACCGGATGGTGCTCGAGGGAAATGTGGACCCCACGAGAGTCTGGTATGGAGTCTACCACTACTGGGGCGAGGGCATGGCCAGCCGGTTTCCCGACGCCGCCCGCTTTGTCGCGGCGAACAACGACACCGTCCACTTCGGCACGACCGTGGAGGAGGTGATGGCGGCGTACCTCGAGCTGGCGAGCCGGCTCGACGCGAACCCCGCTTTCGTCCCCGGAACGAGCGCGCGGATCACAGGGGGTCTGTTCCGAACCGTCACCTACAGCCTGTTGCAAAGGAATGAGCAGATTCCGCTCCTTGCCCAATTCTGGCGCGCTATCGACAATCTCACCGCTGGAGCTCCCACCGCCGAGGATGCCGCGCTGCTTCAGCAGGTCTTCGCCCAGGAACCGGCCAGGGCGGACGTTCCCGCCGACAATCAGACGGCTGTCTTCCTGGCGCTCGCCTGTGGTGACGCGAGCTGGCCCACCGACATCGAGGTCTACAGGAAGAAGACCGCCGAGGACCGGGCCGCCCATCCGCTCACCGCCGGCATGCCATTCAATATCTGGCCGTGCGCCTTCTGGAAGACCCAGCCTCGCGAGGCCCCGGTCGAGGTGACCCGCCAGGGAGAGCACAACATCCTCCTGCTGCAAAACCGACGCGACAACGCGACTCCTTGGGAATCCGGGCTGGGCATGCGAAAGGCCCTCGGAGCGCGCGCGACGTTTGTCGAGCTCGACGCGGGCGGCCACTATGTCTACGGTCAGGGCTCATCCTGCGTGGATGGCGTGTTCAATGCGTTCCTCATGACCGGACAACTGCCCCAGGGCGACGTCTCCTGCGCGAATTAG